A window of the Kosakonia radicincitans DSM 16656 genome harbors these coding sequences:
- a CDS encoding alpha-2-macroglobulin family protein: MKPLRIAALTAALLTTLTLAGCDNNDKPKAASAPAASSTSAEQKTLPAAPDKEKLAQLAARSEGKPLTLLDASEVQLDGSATLVLTFSVPLDPAQNFASTVHLVDKKSGKVDGAWELAPNLKELRLRHLEPNRELLVSVDRGLVALNKATFGIDYEKTIATRDVQPSVGFASRGSLLPGKVVEGLPVMALNVNNVDVNFYRVKPESLAAFISQWEYRNSLSNWESDTLLKMADLVYTGRFDLNPARNTREKLLLPLSGIQPLQQTGVYIAVMNQAGHYNYSNAATLFTLSNIGLSAHRYHNRLDIFTQGLENGAALSGIEVSLLNEKGQTLAQATSDADGHATLNTDKEVALVLARKDGETTLLDLKLPALDLAEFAIAGEPGYSKQFFMFGPRDLYRPGETVILNGLLRDSDGKPLAEQPVKLEVVKPDGRVVRTVVSQPQNGLYHFTYSLDASAQTGIWHFRANTGDNLPREWGFHVEDFMPERMALNITPQPTPVDPAADVVFNVNGHYLYGAPASGNTLQGQLFLRPLRDAVAALSGFQFGDIAEENLSRSLDEVHLTLDNEGQGAVSTPSQWQETHSPLQVILQASLLESGGRPVTRRAEQAIWPAQSLPGIRPQFAAKAVYDYRTDTTVNRPIVDEGSNAAFDIVYADAAGTKKAVNDLQVRLIRERRDYFWNWSESEGWQSQFNQKDLVEGEQSLSLAADETGKVSFPVDWGSYRLEVKGPDDTVSSLRFWAGYSWQDNSDGAGAARPDRVTMKLDKPGYKPGDTVKLHITAPAAGKGYAMIESSEGPLWWKEIDVPADGLDLSIPLDQKWQRHDLYLSTLVIRPGDKSKSATPKRAVGLLHLPMGDENRRLNIALDAPPKMRPNQPLTVKVKATVKNGETPKQVNVLLSAVDSGVLNITDYVTPDPWQAFFGQKRYGADIYDIYGQVIEGQGRLAALRFGGDGDEMNRGGKPPVNHVTIIAQQAQPVQLDENGEGLVTLPIGDFNGELRVMAQAWTAENFGSSESKVVVAAPVIAELNTPRFLGSGDTSRLTLDLTNLTDRPQTLNVALRAGGLLALESQSPEPLTLSAGERATVFIPVRALDGFGDGEINAQISGLTLPGETFAPLQKQWKIGVRPPFAAQTVNSSAMLKPGESWHAPEQHLAGISSATLQGRLLLSGKPPLNIARYIQELKAYPYGCLEQTASGLFPSLYTNAAQLKALGIKGDSDEQRRAAVDIGISRLLQMQRDDGGFSLWDKSGPEEYWLTAYVTDFLVSASAQGYSVPTEALNNANNRLLRYLQDPATMAVRYSDDLPATKFAVQSYAGLVLARQQKAPLGALREIWQRHDQAKAGLPLMQLGVALKLMGDAQRSEQALALALKTLRAKDNRWLADYGSDLRDNALMLALLEENTLLEQEQTRLLTTLSEQAYGQRWLSTQESNALFMAGRNLQNASGAWQAQTSLETAALSGDKTQTRNLDADQLAALQVTNSGSSPLWLRLDSSGYPMQAPAPFDNVLHIERTVLGTDGRSKSLSSLKSGELVLVWLEVSASQNVPDALVVDLLPAGLELENQNLASSSASLQESGSEVQELLNRMQQADIQHMEFRDDRFVAAVPVSEGQPVTLVYLARAVTPGTYQVPAPQVESMYVPQWRATGATRSPMIIVP, translated from the coding sequence ATGAAACCGCTACGTATTGCGGCGCTGACTGCTGCGCTGCTGACCACCCTTACGCTTGCTGGCTGCGATAACAACGATAAACCGAAAGCCGCCAGCGCGCCTGCTGCGTCTTCCACTAGCGCTGAGCAAAAAACGCTTCCTGCCGCGCCGGACAAAGAGAAACTGGCTCAGCTTGCCGCCCGTAGTGAAGGCAAGCCGCTGACGCTGCTGGATGCTTCTGAAGTGCAACTGGATGGCTCCGCCACGCTGGTGCTGACTTTCTCGGTCCCGCTCGATCCTGCGCAGAATTTTGCCTCTACCGTGCATCTGGTGGATAAAAAGAGCGGCAAGGTGGATGGCGCATGGGAGCTGGCACCCAATCTGAAAGAGCTGCGTCTGCGGCATCTGGAGCCGAATCGCGAACTGCTGGTATCGGTCGATCGTGGGCTGGTGGCGCTGAATAAAGCCACCTTCGGCATCGATTATGAGAAAACCATCGCCACGCGCGACGTTCAGCCAAGCGTCGGTTTTGCCAGCCGGGGTTCACTGCTGCCGGGTAAAGTCGTGGAGGGGCTGCCCGTCATGGCGCTGAACGTCAATAATGTTGATGTTAACTTTTATCGCGTGAAGCCGGAGTCGCTGGCGGCATTTATCAGCCAGTGGGAGTATCGCAACTCGCTTTCGAACTGGGAGTCGGACACGCTATTAAAAATGGCCGATTTGGTCTATACCGGCCGCTTTGATCTCAATCCGGCGCGCAATACCCGGGAAAAACTGCTGTTGCCGTTAAGCGGTATCCAGCCGTTGCAGCAGACTGGCGTCTATATCGCGGTGATGAATCAGGCCGGGCACTACAACTACAGCAATGCCGCCACGCTGTTCACCCTCAGCAATATCGGCCTCTCGGCGCACCGTTACCATAACCGGCTGGATATTTTCACCCAGGGGCTGGAAAACGGTGCAGCACTCTCTGGCATTGAGGTGTCGTTACTGAATGAGAAGGGGCAAACCCTGGCGCAGGCGACCAGCGATGCTGATGGGCACGCTACCCTGAACACCGATAAAGAAGTAGCGCTGGTGCTGGCGCGCAAAGACGGTGAAACCACGCTGCTGGATCTAAAATTACCGGCGCTGGATCTGGCCGAATTCGCTATTGCCGGCGAGCCGGGCTACAGCAAACAGTTCTTTATGTTTGGCCCGCGCGATCTGTATCGTCCTGGTGAAACGGTAATCCTTAATGGCCTGCTACGTGACAGCGACGGTAAACCGCTGGCGGAGCAGCCGGTCAAACTCGAAGTGGTCAAACCGGATGGCCGGGTGGTACGCACAGTGGTCAGCCAGCCGCAGAATGGCCTGTATCACTTTACTTACTCGCTGGATGCCAGCGCGCAAACGGGAATATGGCATTTCCGCGCCAATACTGGCGATAACCTGCCGCGCGAGTGGGGTTTCCACGTTGAAGACTTTATGCCGGAGCGCATGGCGCTGAACATTACGCCGCAGCCAACGCCGGTGGATCCGGCCGCAGATGTGGTGTTCAACGTGAATGGTCACTATCTCTATGGCGCCCCCGCCAGCGGCAATACGTTGCAGGGGCAACTGTTCCTTCGCCCTCTGCGCGACGCGGTAGCCGCGCTGTCTGGCTTCCAGTTTGGCGATATTGCTGAAGAGAACCTGAGCCGCAGCCTGGATGAAGTGCATCTGACGCTGGATAACGAAGGTCAGGGCGCGGTCAGTACGCCGAGTCAGTGGCAGGAGACGCACTCGCCGTTACAGGTGATTTTGCAGGCCAGCCTGCTGGAATCGGGCGGGCGTCCGGTTACGCGCCGTGCGGAACAGGCTATCTGGCCTGCGCAGTCGCTGCCGGGGATCCGTCCGCAATTTGCCGCTAAAGCCGTTTACGACTACCGCACCGACACCACCGTCAATCGGCCGATTGTTGATGAAGGCAGCAACGCGGCGTTCGATATTGTCTATGCCGATGCCGCCGGGACGAAAAAGGCGGTTAATGATTTGCAGGTGCGCCTGATCCGCGAACGGCGCGACTATTTCTGGAACTGGTCGGAAAGCGAAGGCTGGCAGTCGCAGTTCAACCAGAAAGATCTGGTGGAAGGTGAGCAGAGCCTCAGCCTTGCGGCGGATGAAACCGGCAAGGTGAGTTTCCCGGTGGACTGGGGTTCTTACCGCCTGGAAGTGAAAGGGCCAGATGACACCGTCAGCAGCTTGCGTTTCTGGGCCGGTTATAGCTGGCAGGACAACAGCGACGGTGCGGGCGCTGCGCGGCCTGACCGCGTCACCATGAAGCTGGACAAACCGGGTTATAAACCGGGCGACACCGTGAAATTGCACATCACCGCGCCAGCCGCAGGTAAAGGTTACGCGATGATCGAATCCAGCGAGGGACCACTGTGGTGGAAAGAGATTGATGTGCCAGCCGACGGCCTCGATCTGAGTATTCCGCTCGATCAAAAATGGCAGCGTCACGATCTCTACCTCAGCACGCTGGTGATCCGCCCGGGCGATAAATCGAAATCCGCCACGCCAAAACGCGCGGTCGGTTTGCTGCACTTACCGATGGGCGATGAAAACCGCCGACTCAACATTGCGCTGGATGCGCCACCAAAAATGCGTCCCAACCAGCCGCTGACCGTCAAAGTGAAGGCGACGGTGAAAAACGGCGAAACTCCGAAACAGGTGAATGTACTGCTCTCCGCCGTAGATAGCGGCGTGCTGAATATTACCGACTACGTGACGCCGGATCCGTGGCAGGCCTTTTTCGGGCAGAAACGCTACGGCGCGGATATCTATGATATTTACGGCCAGGTGATTGAAGGGCAAGGGCGGCTTGCCGCGCTGCGCTTCGGTGGCGATGGCGATGAAATGAATCGCGGCGGAAAACCGCCGGTCAATCACGTCACTATCATTGCCCAGCAGGCGCAGCCGGTACAGCTGGATGAAAACGGCGAAGGCTTGGTGACATTACCGATTGGCGATTTCAACGGTGAATTGCGGGTAATGGCACAGGCATGGACGGCAGAGAATTTTGGTAGCAGTGAAAGCAAAGTGGTGGTGGCCGCACCGGTGATAGCCGAACTGAACACGCCGCGTTTCCTCGGCAGCGGCGACACGTCGCGCCTGACCCTGGATCTCACCAACCTGACCGATCGGCCGCAAACGCTCAATGTTGCCCTCAGGGCCGGGGGATTACTGGCGCTGGAAAGTCAATCGCCGGAGCCGCTCACTTTGTCAGCGGGTGAACGCGCCACCGTGTTTATTCCGGTACGGGCGCTGGATGGGTTTGGCGACGGCGAAATTAACGCGCAAATCAGCGGATTGACGCTGCCAGGCGAAACCTTCGCGCCGTTACAGAAGCAGTGGAAAATCGGTGTGCGCCCGCCATTTGCTGCACAAACGGTCAACAGCAGCGCAATGCTTAAACCTGGCGAGAGCTGGCACGCGCCGGAACAACATCTGGCGGGCATTTCATCGGCCACACTTCAGGGGCGCCTGCTGTTGAGCGGCAAGCCGCCGCTCAATATCGCGCGCTACATTCAGGAGCTAAAAGCCTATCCGTATGGCTGTCTTGAACAAACCGCCAGCGGGCTATTCCCGTCGCTTTATACCAATGCCGCGCAGCTTAAAGCGCTCGGTATTAAGGGCGACAGCGACGAACAGCGGCGCGCAGCGGTGGATATTGGTATCTCCAGACTGCTGCAAATGCAGCGCGACGACGGTGGATTCTCGCTGTGGGATAAGAGCGGGCCGGAAGAGTACTGGCTGACGGCGTATGTTACCGATTTTCTGGTCAGCGCCTCGGCGCAAGGATACAGCGTTCCGACGGAAGCGCTGAACAACGCGAATAACCGCTTGCTGCGTTACCTGCAGGACCCTGCAACGATGGCGGTGCGTTATAGCGACGATCTCCCGGCAACGAAATTTGCAGTACAAAGCTATGCCGGGCTGGTGCTGGCGCGTCAGCAAAAAGCGCCACTGGGTGCGCTGCGTGAAATCTGGCAGCGCCACGACCAGGCCAAAGCCGGGTTACCACTGATGCAGTTGGGCGTGGCGTTAAAACTGATGGGCGACGCGCAACGCAGCGAACAGGCGCTGGCTCTGGCATTGAAAACGCTGCGAGCGAAGGATAATCGCTGGCTGGCGGATTATGGCAGCGATTTGCGTGACAACGCGCTGATGCTGGCGCTGCTGGAAGAGAATACGTTGCTGGAACAGGAGCAGACGCGCCTGCTGACGACGCTCTCGGAACAGGCTTACGGGCAGCGCTGGTTATCGACGCAGGAAAGCAATGCCTTATTTATGGCCGGACGTAATCTGCAAAATGCCTCCGGGGCGTGGCAGGCGCAAACTTCGCTGGAGACGGCGGCGCTCAGTGGCGATAAAACGCAAACCCGTAACCTCGATGCCGATCAACTGGCGGCATTGCAGGTGACCAACAGCGGTAGCTCACCGTTATGGCTGCGCCTGGACAGTAGCGGGTACCCAATGCAGGCACCTGCGCCTTTTGACAACGTGCTGCACATTGAACGCACGGTGCTGGGCACTGACGGACGGAGCAAATCGCTCTCATCGCTGAAAAGTGGCGAGCTGGTGCTGGTCTGGCTGGAGGTGAGCGCCAGCCAGAATGTCCCGGATGCGCTGGTGGTGGATTTACTGCCTGCCGGTCTGGAGCTGGAAAACCAGAATCTCGCGAGCAGCAGCGCCAGCCTCCAGGAGAGTGGTAGCGAAGTACAGGAACTGCTTAACCGGATGCAGCAGGCTGACATTCAGCATATGGAGTTCCGTGACGATCGCTTTGTGGCTGCCGTGCCAGTGAGCGAAGGCCAGCCGGTGACGCTGGTTTATCTGGCGCGCGCGGTAACGCCGGGGACGTATCAGGTGCCAGCGCCGCAAGTGGAATCGATGTACGTTCCGCAGTGGCGGGCAACCGGCGCGACCCGTAGCCCGATGATTATTGTCCCGTAA
- the pbpC gene encoding peptidoglycan glycosyltransferase PbpC (penicillin-binding protein 1C) produces the protein MKKLLLHTRWRWLAGGLLLLILGVIAADRIWPLPLNEVAPARVVVAEEGTPLWRFADAEGIWRYPVTIEEVSPHYLQALIQYEDRWFWAHPGVNPFSVLRAAWQDLRAGRVVSGGSTLTMQVARLLDPHPRTFGGKICQLWRAMQLEWHLSKREILTLYLNRAPFGGTLQGVGAASWAYLGKSPAKLSYSEAALLAVLPQAPSRLRPDRWPQRAQAARDKVLDRMVAQKVWPASQVQESREEPVWLAPRQMPQLAPLFARRMLASSKALKITTTLDASLQRQLEEMALGVKSRLPPRSSLAIIVVDHTNMKVRGWVGSVDINDDSRFSHVDMVSAVRSPGSVLKPFIYGLALDDGLIHPASLLQDVPRRVGDYRPGNFDSGFHGPVSMSEALVRSLNLPAVQVLEAYGPKTFAANLRNAGLPLILPAGAEPNLAMILGGAGARLEDIAAAYSAFARHGNAGRLRMTPNAPLEERRLMSPGAAWIIRRILAGEAQPVPDDMLPQVVPLAWKTGTSYGYRDAWAIGINARYVIGIWTGRPDGTPVAGQFGFASAVPLLNQVNNLLQPRSAIEQSRLPRDPRPASVSSGTICWPGGQSLPEGDSNCRRRLATWLLDGSQPPTLLMPEQEGLHGIRFPLWLNSAGRRVAADCPDAQQKTWIVWPRPLEPWLPVSERRAARLPAADPRCPPRDDNAPPPLLLSGVREGAVIKRVPGQAFALLPLQSSGGEGERWWFLNGEPLTMHTSLLNLRLDKAGEYQLLVMDDAGQVATVQFTVQ, from the coding sequence GTGAAAAAGCTTCTGTTACATACCCGCTGGCGCTGGCTGGCGGGAGGGCTGTTGTTGCTGATTCTCGGCGTTATTGCTGCGGACAGAATCTGGCCGTTACCGCTGAATGAAGTCGCTCCCGCACGGGTGGTGGTAGCGGAAGAGGGAACGCCGTTATGGCGTTTTGCCGACGCGGAGGGCATCTGGCGCTATCCGGTGACCATCGAAGAGGTTTCGCCGCACTATTTACAGGCGCTCATTCAGTATGAAGATCGCTGGTTCTGGGCGCACCCCGGCGTTAATCCGTTTTCCGTTTTGCGGGCCGCCTGGCAGGATTTGCGCGCCGGACGGGTGGTATCTGGCGGCAGCACGCTGACCATGCAGGTCGCCAGGTTGCTGGATCCGCACCCGCGCACTTTTGGCGGCAAAATCTGCCAGCTATGGCGCGCGATGCAACTGGAGTGGCACCTTTCCAAACGCGAGATCCTCACCCTGTACCTTAATCGCGCGCCGTTTGGCGGCACGTTGCAGGGAGTTGGCGCGGCGAGCTGGGCTTACCTGGGTAAATCACCGGCGAAACTCAGCTATTCCGAAGCGGCACTGTTGGCCGTTTTGCCGCAGGCACCCAGCCGATTGCGGCCGGATCGCTGGCCGCAACGCGCGCAGGCGGCGCGCGACAAAGTGCTGGATCGCATGGTGGCGCAAAAAGTGTGGCCTGCCTCGCAGGTGCAAGAGTCGCGCGAAGAGCCGGTGTGGCTGGCTCCGCGACAGATGCCGCAACTGGCCCCATTATTTGCCCGGCGCATGCTGGCATCCAGTAAGGCGTTGAAGATAACGACCACGCTTGATGCCAGCCTGCAACGGCAACTGGAAGAGATGGCGCTGGGTGTAAAGTCGCGTTTACCGCCGCGCAGTTCGCTGGCGATAATCGTTGTCGATCACACCAACATGAAGGTGCGTGGCTGGGTCGGATCGGTGGATATTAATGATGACAGCCGCTTTAGTCATGTTGATATGGTCAGCGCGGTCCGTTCGCCGGGGTCGGTATTAAAACCCTTTATTTATGGTCTGGCACTTGATGACGGTCTGATTCATCCGGCCTCGCTATTGCAGGACGTTCCGCGCCGGGTGGGAGATTATCGCCCCGGTAATTTCGACAGCGGTTTTCATGGCCCGGTGAGTATGAGCGAAGCGCTGGTAAGATCGCTGAACCTGCCTGCGGTACAGGTGCTGGAAGCCTATGGCCCGAAAACCTTCGCCGCTAACCTGCGCAATGCCGGTCTGCCGTTGATTCTGCCTGCCGGTGCAGAACCCAATCTGGCGATGATCCTCGGTGGCGCAGGAGCGCGGCTGGAGGATATCGCAGCGGCCTACAGTGCCTTTGCCCGTCACGGCAATGCGGGAAGATTACGCATGACGCCGAATGCTCCGCTGGAAGAACGCCGGTTGATGTCGCCGGGCGCAGCGTGGATCATCCGCCGTATTCTGGCTGGCGAAGCACAGCCGGTACCGGATGACATGTTGCCGCAGGTGGTGCCGCTGGCATGGAAAACCGGTACCAGCTATGGCTACCGCGATGCGTGGGCGATAGGTATTAATGCTCGCTATGTGATCGGCATCTGGACGGGGCGGCCGGACGGTACACCCGTTGCCGGTCAGTTTGGTTTCGCCAGTGCAGTGCCGCTGTTGAATCAGGTTAACAACCTGCTGCAACCGCGCTCGGCAATCGAACAATCCCGCCTGCCGCGCGATCCGCGTCCAGCTTCCGTAAGTAGCGGCACCATTTGCTGGCCGGGAGGGCAGAGTCTGCCAGAGGGAGACAGCAATTGTCGCCGCCGCCTGGCAACGTGGTTACTGGACGGTAGCCAGCCGCCAACGCTGCTGATGCCGGAGCAGGAAGGGTTGCACGGCATTCGCTTTCCGCTGTGGTTAAACAGCGCAGGGCGCAGAGTGGCGGCGGATTGCCCGGATGCGCAGCAGAAAACCTGGATTGTCTGGCCGCGACCGCTGGAACCCTGGTTGCCTGTCAGTGAACGTCGCGCTGCGCGCTTGCCTGCCGCCGATCCCCGTTGTCCTCCGCGCGATGATAACGCACCGCCACCGCTGTTACTAAGCGGCGTGCGGGAAGGCGCAGTGATCAAACGCGTTCCGGGACAGGCATTTGCGCTGCTGCCGTTGCAAAGCAGTGGTGGAGAAGGGGAGCGCTGGTGGTTTTTAAATGGCGAACCGTTAACGATGCATACGAGTTTATTGAATCTGCGGCTTGATAAAGCCGGTGAATATCAGTTATTGGTTATGGATGATGCGGGACAGGTTGCGACAGTGCAGTTTACTGTGCAATAA
- the ndk gene encoding nucleoside-diphosphate kinase, which produces MAIERTFSIIKPNAVAKNVIGSIFSRFEAAGFKIVGTKMLHLTVEQARGFYAEHEGRPFFDGLVEFMTSGPIVVSVLEGENAVQRHRDLLGATNPANALAGTLRADYADSFTENGTHGSDSVESAAREIAFFFAEGEVCPRTR; this is translated from the coding sequence ATGGCTATTGAACGTACTTTTTCCATCATTAAACCGAACGCGGTGGCAAAAAACGTTATTGGCAGCATCTTCTCTCGCTTCGAAGCGGCTGGTTTCAAAATCGTTGGCACCAAAATGCTGCACCTGACCGTTGAGCAGGCGCGCGGTTTCTACGCCGAGCATGAAGGTCGCCCGTTCTTTGACGGTCTGGTTGAGTTCATGACGTCTGGCCCGATCGTGGTTTCTGTACTGGAAGGTGAAAACGCTGTGCAGCGTCACCGCGATCTGCTGGGCGCAACCAACCCGGCGAATGCGCTGGCTGGTACTCTGCGCGCTGACTACGCAGACAGCTTCACTGAAAACGGTACGCATGGTTCCGATTCCGTAGAATCTGCGGCCCGCGAAATCGCTTTCTTCTTTGCTGAAGGCGAAGTTTGCCCGCGCACGCGCTAA
- a CDS encoding bifunctional tRNA (adenosine(37)-C2)-methyltransferase TrmG/ribosomal RNA large subunit methyltransferase RlmN has protein sequence MSEQIAMPENNALTVPNKDAKINLLDLNRQQMREFFKNLGEKPFRADQVMKWMYHYCSDDFDEMTDINKVLRNKLKEVAEIRAPEVVEEQRSSDGTIKWAIAVGDQRVETVYIPEEDRATLCVSSQVGCALECKFCSTAQQGFNRNLRVSEIIGQVWRAAKIIGAAKVTGTRPITNVVMMGMGEPLLNLTNVVPAMEIMLDDFGFGLSKRRVTLSTSGVVPALDKLGDMIDVALAISLHAPNDEIRDEIVPINKKYNIETFLGAVRRYIGKSNANQGRVTIEYVMLDHVNDGTEHAHELAELLKDTPCKINLIPWNPFPGAPYGRSSNSRIDRFCKVLMSYGFTTIVRKTRGDDIDAACGQLAGDVIDRTKRTMRKRMQGETIAVKAL, from the coding sequence ATGTCTGAACAAATTGCCATGCCTGAGAACAACGCTCTCACGGTTCCAAACAAAGACGCAAAAATTAACCTGCTGGATTTAAATCGTCAGCAGATGCGTGAATTTTTCAAAAACTTAGGTGAAAAACCCTTCCGCGCCGACCAGGTGATGAAGTGGATGTATCACTATTGCAGCGACGACTTTGATGAGATGACCGACATCAACAAAGTTCTGCGCAACAAATTAAAAGAAGTGGCTGAAATTCGCGCCCCGGAAGTTGTGGAAGAACAACGTTCTTCCGATGGCACCATCAAATGGGCGATTGCCGTTGGCGATCAGCGCGTTGAAACCGTTTATATCCCGGAAGAAGACCGTGCAACGCTCTGCGTCTCTTCACAGGTGGGATGTGCGCTGGAGTGTAAATTCTGCTCTACCGCGCAACAGGGTTTTAACCGCAACCTGCGCGTTTCCGAAATCATTGGCCAGGTGTGGCGTGCGGCGAAAATTATCGGCGCAGCGAAAGTCACCGGCACTCGCCCGATCACCAACGTGGTGATGATGGGCATGGGCGAGCCGCTGCTCAACCTGACGAACGTGGTGCCAGCAATGGAGATCATGCTGGATGATTTCGGTTTTGGTCTTTCTAAACGTCGCGTCACGCTCTCGACTTCAGGCGTGGTTCCGGCGCTGGATAAGCTGGGCGATATGATTGACGTTGCGCTGGCCATCTCCCTGCATGCGCCAAACGATGAAATTCGTGATGAAATTGTACCGATCAACAAAAAGTACAATATCGAAACCTTCCTCGGCGCTGTTCGTCGTTACATTGGAAAATCCAACGCCAACCAGGGCCGTGTGACCATTGAGTATGTGATGCTGGACCATGTAAACGATGGAACGGAGCATGCACATGAACTGGCCGAACTGCTGAAAGATACGCCGTGCAAAATCAACCTGATTCCGTGGAACCCGTTCCCGGGCGCGCCGTATGGTCGTAGCTCCAACAGCCGTATCGATCGTTTCTGCAAAGTGCTGATGAGCTATGGCTTTACCACCATCGTGCGTAAAACGCGCGGTGATGATATCGACGCCGCTTGTGGTCAGTTGGCCGGCGATGTGATCGACCGCACCAAGCGTACAATGCGTAAGCGTATGCAGGGTGAAACGATTGCGGTGAAGGCGCTGTAA
- the rodZ gene encoding cytoskeleton protein RodZ has product MNTEATQDQNEVQTTGVRLRSAREQLGLSQQAVAERLCLKVSTVRDIEEDRSPADLASTFVRGYIRSYARLVHIPEEELLPMIEKQAPVRAAKVAPMQTFALGKPRKKRDGWLMSFTWLVLFVVVGLTGAWWWQNHKAQQEEISTMADQSSAELNASNSSNNAQSVPLNNDPATAAATDDNSSTPIEAPAPATTAQAPATAQQAPVNTANQNQVVSPSQANVESTQQPAATANNGQLPTDQAGVAGAVADTNALVMSFNADCWLEVSDATGKKLFSGLQRKDATLNLTGQAPYKLKIGAPAAVQIQYQGKPVDLSRFIRTNQVARLTLNAEQSATQ; this is encoded by the coding sequence ATGAATACTGAAGCCACTCAAGACCAAAACGAAGTACAAACCACTGGCGTTCGTCTGCGCAGCGCCCGTGAACAACTTGGACTCAGCCAACAGGCGGTTGCAGAACGCTTGTGTCTGAAGGTCTCCACGGTACGCGATATCGAAGAGGATCGATCGCCTGCCGATCTGGCATCGACGTTTGTGCGTGGTTATATCCGCTCATATGCCCGCCTGGTGCACATCCCCGAAGAAGAATTACTGCCGATGATCGAGAAGCAAGCGCCGGTCAGAGCGGCGAAAGTTGCTCCGATGCAGACCTTTGCTTTAGGCAAACCGCGCAAAAAACGCGATGGCTGGTTGATGAGTTTTACCTGGCTGGTGCTGTTTGTGGTGGTGGGGTTGACGGGTGCCTGGTGGTGGCAGAATCATAAAGCGCAGCAGGAAGAGATCAGCACGATGGCCGATCAATCCTCTGCGGAACTTAATGCCAGCAACAGCAGCAATAACGCGCAAAGTGTACCGTTGAACAACGATCCTGCCACTGCTGCCGCGACGGACGATAACTCCTCTACGCCGATTGAAGCCCCGGCTCCGGCAACCACTGCACAGGCGCCGGCTACTGCGCAGCAAGCGCCGGTGAATACCGCCAACCAGAACCAGGTGGTTTCTCCGTCTCAGGCGAATGTTGAATCAACTCAGCAGCCTGCTGCAACCGCGAACAATGGGCAACTGCCTACCGATCAGGCTGGTGTTGCTGGCGCTGTCGCCGATACCAATGCGCTGGTGATGAGTTTCAATGCCGACTGCTGGCTCGAAGTGAGCGATGCGACCGGTAAAAAACTGTTTAGCGGCCTGCAACGTAAAGATGCCACGCTGAATCTGACCGGTCAGGCGCCGTATAAATTGAAAATTGGCGCTCCGGCAGCAGTACAGATCCAGTATCAGGGAAAACCTGTCGATCTGAGTCGTTTTATCAGAACTAACCAGGTTGCGCGTCTGACCCTCAATGCCGAACAATCAGCAACACAGTAA